The Elusimicrobiaceae bacterium genome includes a window with the following:
- the rpsP gene encoding 30S ribosomal protein S16, with amino-acid sequence MAVVIRLQRVGKKAQAQYRVVAIEKKTAVGSEAKEVLGIYHPCNKEAAQQVKLDLARVQYWIKNGAKPSETVASLIKKAQAAAK; translated from the coding sequence ATGGCAGTCGTCATTAGATTACAAAGAGTGGGCAAGAAAGCCCAAGCCCAATACAGAGTCGTCGCGATTGAAAAGAAAACCGCGGTCGGTTCTGAAGCTAAAGAAGTGCTCGGTATTTATCATCCGTGCAACAAAGAAGCCGCGCAGCAAGTGAAATTAGACTTGGCACGCGTGCAATACTGGATAAAAAACGGAGCTAAGCCGTCTGAAACGGTAGCCAGCTTGATTAAAAAAGCTCAAGCCGCCGCAAAATAA
- a CDS encoding KH domain-containing protein: MKELATILLKSLSANADNVVVEEKIENNKIYLTTKVSAEDKGKVIGKDGCIIKAVRTVLSAAAAKQNVKVTLKLED; this comes from the coding sequence ATGAAAGAGTTAGCCACTATCCTTCTCAAATCCCTCTCCGCAAATGCGGACAATGTGGTGGTAGAAGAAAAAATTGAGAACAACAAAATTTACCTGACAACCAAAGTATCTGCCGAAGATAAAGGCAAGGTTATCGGGAAAGACGGCTGCATCATCAAGGCCGTACGCACCGTGCTCAGCGCGGCGGCGGCCAAACAAAACGTAAAAGTTACGTTAAAATTGGAAGACTGA